In Edaphobacter dinghuensis, one genomic interval encodes:
- the purK gene encoding 5-(carboxyamino)imidazole ribonucleotide synthase: MSLAESQKKLQAAQPILPGATIGIFGGGQLGRMTAMAARAMGYRITVLDPDPACPARFVVDSCIEAGWDDAREAANLARGCDVVTLEIEQIAPASMEAAAKFAPVRPGGAMLAIIQDRIRQKDWLREKGFPIGEYRAVRSVDDLRKAISELGGRCFCKSATGGYDGRGQGKVGFNAGASFEDEVRGAWAALGEGPGVAEKAIELEREISVMVARAPNGEVKVFPTAWNHHEDQILAWSAMPAPVPAAMEAEARRLAEAIADAFELEGVLAVEMFCTKDGKLLVNELAPRPHNSYHASERACVTSQFEQLVRAVCDLPLGEVEIVQPAAIANLLGEVWLNADGSAREPHFDAALAVPGVRLHLYEKHKPRKGRKMGHLSAVGKTAEEAVELVLKAKALL; this comes from the coding sequence GTGAGCTTGGCTGAGTCGCAGAAAAAACTACAGGCGGCGCAGCCGATTCTTCCCGGCGCGACGATTGGCATCTTCGGCGGTGGGCAGCTTGGCCGCATGACGGCGATGGCGGCGCGGGCGATGGGGTATCGCATTACGGTGCTCGATCCGGACCCGGCTTGTCCGGCGCGGTTTGTGGTCGATAGCTGCATCGAGGCTGGGTGGGATGATGCACGTGAGGCCGCGAATCTAGCGCGTGGATGCGATGTGGTGACGCTCGAGATTGAACAGATCGCGCCAGCGAGCATGGAGGCGGCGGCGAAGTTTGCGCCGGTGCGTCCGGGCGGCGCGATGCTAGCCATTATTCAGGACAGGATTCGGCAGAAGGACTGGCTGCGGGAGAAGGGATTTCCTATCGGCGAGTATCGCGCGGTGCGGTCGGTCGACGATCTGCGTAAGGCGATCAGCGAGCTGGGCGGCAGATGTTTCTGCAAGAGCGCGACCGGCGGCTACGATGGGCGCGGTCAGGGCAAGGTTGGCTTCAACGCCGGTGCTTCGTTTGAAGACGAGGTGCGCGGCGCGTGGGCCGCGCTGGGCGAAGGGCCGGGCGTGGCGGAGAAGGCGATTGAGCTGGAACGCGAGATCTCGGTGATGGTGGCGCGTGCTCCCAACGGCGAGGTTAAGGTTTTTCCGACGGCGTGGAATCACCACGAAGACCAGATTCTGGCGTGGAGCGCGATGCCTGCTCCGGTGCCTGCGGCGATGGAGGCCGAGGCGCGAAGGCTGGCCGAGGCGATTGCCGATGCGTTTGAGCTGGAGGGCGTGCTGGCGGTGGAGATGTTCTGTACGAAGGACGGCAAGCTGCTTGTGAACGAGCTGGCTCCGCGACCGCATAATAGCTATCACGCGAGTGAGCGGGCGTGCGTGACCAGCCAGTTCGAGCAACTGGTACGTGCGGTGTGCGATCTTCCGCTGGGCGAGGTGGAGATTGTGCAGCCTGCCGCGATTGCGAATCTGCTGGGCGAGGTATGGCTGAACGCGGATGGCTCGGCGCGTGAGCCGCACTTTGATGCAGCGCTGGCGGTGCCGGGGGTGAGGCTGCATCTGTATGAGAAGCACAAGCCGCGCAAGGGGCGGAAGATGGGGCACCTGTCTGCCGTGGGCAAGACTGCGGAAGAGGCTGTGGAGCTGGTGCTGAAGGCGAAGGCGCTGCTGTAG